DNA from Candidatus Aminicenantes bacterium:
GTTTTGGGGAGGCGCAATGGGGATGTCAATCACTTGCCCCGCTTAACCGTGATCCTGATCCCCTTCCTTGTGATGGAGATTCTCATTCTTAAAGAGCCCGATTACGGCACGTTTTTTCTCTTGGCCTTGATCGCGGTGGCCATGTTGTTTGTGGCCGGCTTGAAGTTGCGTTACCTTTTTGTATTTGCTGCGGCGGCCATGCCGGTCGCTTACTTGCTGCTGCGCCTGGATCCAGAGAAAATGCAACGCATCCTGGCCTTTCTCAATCCGGAAAAGTTTTTGAGCACATTCAATTTCCAGGCCGTTCAATCCCTCTATGCCGTCGGTTCCGGGGGTATTTTCGGTCAAGGGCTGGGCAGTTCGACCCAGAAACTTTTTTTCCTTCCTTACGCCTATACGGATTTTATTTTCGCCATTATCGCCGAAGAAGTGGGTCTCATCGGCTGCTTGCTGGTAATCGGATTGTTCGGCCTGTTTTTGAAGCGCGGCCTGAACATCGCGCGCAATTCCGGCCACCGCCAGGCCTACCTGCTGGTCACGGGGTTGACCTTTCTGCTGGTGGCGCAAGCTTTTGTCAACATCTCGGTCACCATAGGCATTTTTCCCACCAAAGGCATTGCGCTGCCGTTTATCTCGATTGGCGGCAGCTCCCTGATTTCGGCGATGCTGATCGCGGGAATTATCACTAACGTTTCCAGGCACGGAAAAACGGTGTTTGCCAATGATTAAATACAGTCGAATCAAGCGGGTGCACTTTACCGGTATCGGCGGGGCGGGCATGTCCGGCATTGCCGAGGTATTGCACAACATGGGTTTTCTGGTCAGCGGGTCCGATATAGCCGAAGGCAGTGCTGTAAAGCGTTTTCAAAGGATGGGCATTCCCGTTGCGATCGGTCACAATGCCCTGAACCTGGACGATGCGGAAACCCTGGTTTACTCAAGTGCCATTCGCAAAGACAATGTTGAACTGGTGGAAGCGAGGCGTCGCCGCATCCCCGTGATCCCCCGTGCGGAAATGCTGGGTGAGTTGATGCGCTTGAAGTTCTCTATCGCCGTAGCGGGTACACACGGAAAAACCACCACCACGTCGATGATCGCGACCATTCTTCATTTCGCCGGTCTGGATCCCACCTACGTGGTGGGTGGGCGCTTAAAAACCGAGGAAAGCGGAGCCAAACTGGGTCGATCCGATTACCTGATCGCCGAAGCCGACGAATCGGACGGAAGTTTTCTGCAGCTTTTTCCAACCGTTGCGGTTATCAACAACATCGAGGACGATCACCTGGATCATTACGGAGATATGGACCATCTTCTCACGGCTTTCACCACCTTTGGAGACCGGGTGCCCTTTTACGGTTCAATTGTACTCAACAGTGATTGTCCCAATTGCCGGCGTATTTATCCGCAACTGAACAAGAGGGTGCGCAGCTTCGGTCTGGGGGAAAGTGCGTCCGTAAGGGGCCGGGTTATGGAGGAATCGCTGTTTCGCACCAGTTTCGAGCTCTTGTTGGATGGCGAATCCCATGGCGAAGCGGTGATCAACGTGGGCGGGCGTCATAACATCATGAACGCACTCGCCGCTTCAGCCTCTTGCCTGGAGGTCGGGCTGGATACGCCACAGATTCTTGACGGCCTGGAAAAATTTTACCTGCCTGAAAGGCGGTTTCAGGTGCTGTTTCGTTCCCACGATTTCCTGGTGGTGGACGACTACGCCCACCACCCAACTGAAATAAGGGCGACCCTGGACACGTTGAAAAAGGGTGACTACCGTCGCATAATCGCGGTTTTTCAACCGCATCGTTACACACGGTTGCAGTTGTTGCAAGAGGGTTTTGCGGCAGCGTTCGCGGGAATCAGCCAAGTCCTGGTGGCGCCTCCGTATGCCGCCGGTCAAAAGGCGATTCCCGGTGTCAGCGGCATGACATTGGCGCAACGGGTCGACCAACTCAGCGGCACATCTTCGCGATTCCTGGAGGATTTTAACGCCATTACCGCCTATCTGGAAAAAGAGATCTGTTGCGGGGATGCGGTGGTGTTCCTTTCCGCCGGTGATTTGAGCCACCTGGCCCATGATTTTGCCGCGCGCATGGAGAGGTTCAGCCGATGAGGGAATTATCCGGAGTGGGGATTCGCGGCGAAGCGGAGTTTTTCCGCCGCGTCAACAACCGCACCCTGACCCGGCAAAAACGCATCCGTACCATCCAGGTCCGTGGGCTGCACGTGGTCCTGATTCTGATGGTGCTGGGCATGGGCGCCATGCTGGCCTGGCGGGCCGCGGATTTCCTGTTTACCTGGAAGCGGCTGGATGTGCAGTCTTTCCACCTGGTAAATCCTCCCCACTATGAGCGGGAGCGCGTTCACCAGATGGTTAAGCGCTATCGAGGCAATATCCTTGTCCTTGATTTTCACGACTTGCGCAGAGAGTTAATGCAATTGCGTGAGGTCCGTTCCGTGTCATTGACACGGCGTTTGCCGTCCACGGTGGAAGTGAATTTTGAATTGCGCACGCCGGTTTTTCAGTTCGATCGCAACGGGCAACACATGATCATTGATCGTGATGGCGTGGTACTGGAACAGAGCCGTGAACCCCAAAGCGGGCTGATCACGGTCCGGCACTTAAATGAATCGGATCTGCCGCGCTTGACCCCCTATCTGGCGGAGTTGGAAACCGTCCGTGACCAGGTGGAATACGTGGGCATGGATTCATTTCACCGCGTGGTAATCAAATGGCGGGGCCTCCCCGAGTTGGTCTATCCCCCGGCCCGGGACCTCTTACTGCGTCTTCGGGAGTACACGCAATGGAAAAGCCGCCTGGGACTTCACCGCGATATCCGCTACGTAGACTTAAGATTTGAAAACCGCTTTTATTTTGCATACAGGCAGGAGGCCTGAGGACCATGAAAGACAACTACCTGGTGGGAATCGACATCGGAACCAAAAAAATCTGCACCATCATCGGCCAGGTCAAAGCGGACAACGGCCAGGAAGAAATGGAAGTCATCGGCTATGGCATGGCGGAAACCAACGGGGTGCGCAAAGGCGTTATCGTGGATATGCAGGGAACCGTGGAGTCCATCCGCCGTTCCGTCAAGGAAGCAGAGATTACCGCGGGAGTGGAGGCGGAATCGGCTTACGTGAATATCTCCGGCAGCCACATCCAGTCCATCAACGCCAAGGGCAGCATCAACATCACCGGCCGCAATCGCGAAATCAGCAAAGACGATGTGGACCGGGCCGTAACCCACGGCAGCAGCATTATGCTCCCCAATGACAAGGATATCCTGCATGTGTTGACCCAGGAGTTTATCGTGGATTCTCAGGAGGGCATTAAAAACCCCATCGGCATGATCGGAACCAACCTGGAGGTCTACATCCACATCGTCACGGCTTCACTGACGGCAACCAAAAACCTTTTGATCTGCTTAAAGAAGGCCAAGATGGATGTGATTCGCATGGTCCTGTCTCATATCGCCACCGCGGAGTCGGTACTGATGCCGGATGAAAAGGAGCTGGGTGTCGCCCTCATCGATATCGGCGCTGGGACCACCGACATCGCGGTCTTTGAAAAAGGAGCATTGAGCTATTCAGCCACCATCGGTGTCGGTGGAGACAACTTCACCAATGACCTGGCCATCGGTACCCGTACTCCCATTGATCGGGCGGAGATGATTAAACGCAAATACGGCTGCGGCATGGATCCCGACTGGAAAAACCAGAACATCGAGATCCCCAGCGTGGGTGGCAAGAAGCGCCGCTGCATTTCCGTAGCCTTGCTCACGGATATTCTCAAACCGCGTGCGGAAGAGATATTCGAAATGGCCAAGGAAAAGATCGATTCCCAGGGTTTGTCCAATTCCATCAATGCCGGGGTGGTGATTACCGGAGGTTCGGCGCAATTGGAAGGATTGATCGAGATCGCCGATGATATTTTTGCCGCTCCTGTGCGTGTTGGCCGGCCTTTTGGCCTGGGAGGACTGATCGATAAAGTCAACTCCCCCGATTTCGCCACGGCCACGGGTTTGATTAAATATGGAATGCTTGACCTGAAAGATAGAGGAATTCTGAAGCAGAAGCCGGAAGGCTTTTTCCAGCGGGTCAAACGCCAGCTGGGATTCTAGGAGGGTGTCATGGCAGATCAAGTGCGAATCACTTACGCCAAGGAAAAGGCGAAAAAAGGCGCGGTATTGAAGGTGGTCGGCGTGGGCGGCGCCGGAGGCAATGCCGTCAACCGCATGATTGCTGAAGGATTGCAGGGAGTGGAGTTTGTTGCTATCAATACGGATATCCAGGATCTCTCCAACATCAAATCCCCTGCGCAAACCCTGCAGATCGGAGAGAAAATCACCCGTGGTCTGGGAACGGGGTCCAATGCCGAAGTCGGAATGCAGGCCGCTCTGGAGAGCACCGAGGCCATCATTGACCTGCTGGAAGGGGCCAATATGGTCTTTATCACGGCCGGCATGGGCGGAGGAACGGGTACCGGTGCATCACAAGTGGTGGCCAATCACGCCTCTTCCATGGGCGTGTTGACCGTGGCGGTAGTGACCCGGCCGTTTGAGTTCGAAGGCCAGTCCCGCAGTGAAGTGGCGGAAATGGGTATCCAGGGACTGATGAGCAGTGTGGACGCCATTATCGTGATTCCCAACCAGCGCTTGTTCGAACTGGAGGACGCGGACGTATCCTACAAAGACGCTTATAAACAGGTCGATGAGATCCTGCTGAAAGCGGTGCAGGGCATTTCTGATATTATCAACAGCCCGGGGTACCAGAACGTGGATTTCGCCGACGTGCGCGCGGCCATGAGTGAAAAGGGGATGACGCTTATGGGCACCGGAGAAGCCAAGGGAGAAAACCGTGCCGAGGAAGCCACGCGCAAAGCCCTGACTTCGCCTCTTCTGGATAATGTTTCTATTGACGGCGCGACCGGCATCTTGTACAACATAACCGCGGCCTCGAACCTGACGCTCAAGGAGATCGGTTTGATTTCCGAGATTATCAAGGGCAATAGCGCTCCGACGGCCAAAGTGAAATTCGGTATCGTGGACGATGAAGGTATGGGGGATGTTCTCCGGGTTACTGTGATTGCCACGGGATTCAACGATGAGTCCAAACGCAACTATTTGCGTTTCAAAGCCAAACCCACGCCGCCCCCGGCACGTCCCAGAACCCCGATCCAGGTGCCGCGGCCGGAACCCGCTATAGAGGATGAAGCACGGGAACCTGAGCGTTACGTGTTCAGAAAACGTGAATCATCGGTTAACCTGGCCGAAAATATCGAGTATATCAACGACAGCAGTCTGCCCAGCATGGCGCCGAATCCGGAAGACTTTGAAGATATTCTGGATGTCCCCGTGTTTCAGCGCCCCAAGGTAACGGAGAGGAAATGACTGAAATCACCCTGTTGATCCGCAATGTCCGTGAACTGGTCAATCCCGCCCACGACACAGTCGTTCGGGGGGGGCGGCTTAACTCACTGCGCCTGTCCCGCGATGTCTGGATCGGCGCCCAGGGCGAGCATATCCGCTTTGTGGGCTTTGAAACCGATTTCAAAGAAAATTGCCGCCTGGCCCCGGACGCGGTGGAGATCGATGGTTCCGACATGGTTGCCTTTCCCGGTTTTGTGGATCCCCACACCCACCTGCCCTTCGGAGGCACCCGCCAGGAGGAGTTCCGCCTCAAGTTGCAGGGAGTGGATTACCGCGAAATCGCGCGCCAGGGAGGCGGCATCAAGCGCACTGTCGCGGACACCCGGGCCATGACCCGGGAGCAGCTGGCCGCATCCGTGGAAAAGCGACTGGACCGGATGCTTCTTTCCGGAACCACCACCTGCGAAGCCAAGAGCGGTTACGGATTGGACCGGGATACAGAGATCAAACAACTCGAAGTCATCGATGCGGTCAACGAGTTTCATCCGGTTGAACTGGTGCCCACATTTATGGGCGCCCACGAAATCCCCGAGGAATTCGTTGGGCGAAACCGCGATTTCATTGACTTCCAGGTCCGGGAAGTCATGCCCGGAGTGCGTGAGCGAAATCTTGCCGAATTTGCCGATATCTTTTGTGAGGAAGGTGTGTTCTCCGTTGATGAAGCCGCGGAGTACCTGGACCGTGCCAGGGAAGTGGGATTCAAGCTTAAGATTCACGCCGATGAATTTACTTCCAACGGCGCCGCTAAACTGGCTGTGGATAAGGGGGCCCGCTCCGCCGAGCATCTCATTGCCATGACACCCGATGAGATCTCCGCCATCAGCGCCTCGGACACCGCGTGTATTTTTCTTCCCGGGGTTTCTTTCTTTTTGCGCATGTCAAAGTATGCACCGGCGCGATCCGTGATCAGTGAGAACGGTATCGTGGCCCTGGGCAGCGATTTCAATCCCGGCAGCTCCATGATTTCCTCCCAACTGTTTATTTTTCACCTGGGGGTGTTTCATCTGGGTTTGACCATCGAAGAAGCCTTGAACGCGGTCACCATTAACGCCGCCTATGCCATTGACCGCCAGGACTCCGTTGGGTCCCTGGTACCGGGAAAGAAAATGGATGTTCTGTTGGCGGACATTCCAGATTACAGCTACCTGGCTTATCACCCGGGGTTGATGCCATGGCACACCATCGTGAAATCCGGTGAAGTCGTGGTACAGGATTATCAACCCCTTTTCAACCGCTGACTTGCCGGGGGAGGTGACAATGATTCGTCAACCTGCTGTTGCCGGAATGTTTTATCCCGGCGATGCCGTCCAACTCCGCCGGCAGGTTGAGTCCATGATCCCCCCGGCACAGAGTGAAGTGCCGGTACTGGGTATCGTAGCGCCTCACGCCGGTTATATCTATTCCGGAGCTTGTGCCGGACGCGCCTGGTCCGGCGTGATTCCCAAAGACACAGTGGTGGTGTTGGGCGTGAATCACCGTGGAAGCGGTGCGCCCCTGGCGGTGGACAACCACGAAGCCTGGCGCACGCCGCTGGGTGATGTGTCGGTCGACCTGGAACTCGCCGAGATGCTGGCGGGCGAGGCTCCCATATTCACCCTGGATGACCGGGCCGGACTGGAAGAACACTCTCTGGAAGTCCAGGTGCCCTTTATCCAGGTAATTTCACCCCGGGTCGCCATTCTGCCCATTGTCGTCGGCGCCGTGGATCTGGAAACCGTTCTTGAGGCCGGCCGCATGTTGGCCGGAATTCTCTTTTCCAGGCGACCGAATCTGACCCTGGTCGCATCTACCGACATGAGTCATTATATTCGGGCGGAAGAGGCCCAACGCCTGGACCGCCGGGCCATTGATCGCATTCTAGCCCTGGATCCGGAAGGGTTGTTCCGGGAAGTGGTTGGCAAGCGCATATCCATGTGCGGCGTGGCGCCTACCGTCATGCTGTTGGCGGCCGCCAGGGAAATCGGGGCTACCCGGGTGGAGGAGGTCTGCTACACCCATTCCGGAATCGTGACCGGTGATGATTCCGAAGTCGTGGCGTACTGGAGCGGACGCATTCTGCGCTGATCCATGTCCAAACGCCTGGCTTTTGAACGCTACCTCTGGGTGCACAACCGCTTGAAACGGGGTGGTTATCTGTCTCTGGCCGCTTTCATGGAAGCGTTTGAAATTTCCCGCCGCCAGGCCGCACGCGACATTGAATTCATGCGCGACTTCTTTCGTGCCCCGATCGAATATTCAGCCCTGGATCGGGGGTATGCTTATGCGGATGACTCCTTTGAACTTCCCGGGATGTGGATCTCAGAGGAGGAGATTGTCGCTTTGCTGGTAACCAAGCGACTGGCTACTGTGATTCCCGACGAAACCACCCGCACGCGGGTGTTTTGTTTCTTTGACCAGGTAAACGCCCGGACCGGCCTGGATCTGCATGAATTGGAGGATCGCATCTCGCTGAAAAACATCCAGGTCCACCGCGTCCGCACCGGAATCTTCTCTACTGTTGTGTACGCCATGGGGCGGCGGCGCAAACTGCGGTTGCTGTATCGCTCCCCCTGGGGGGGTAAAGAAACCGAACGAATGGTGGCGCCCCTGCATTTGTTGCTCTACATGGGGAACTGGCATCTTCTGGGTTATTGCGAGGTGCGACGGGGGGTAAGGGATTTCGTGCTTTCCCGCATCATTTCCATTGAACTCACGGATGAGCGTGTCAGTGATGAGCAATGGGAAATTCCGATCGCCGATCAATTGGAACGCAATTACGGGATTTTTTTTGACGGCCCTCCCGTGCGAGTGCGCCTGCGTTTCCGGCCCCGTGCGGCAGCCCTTGTGCGGGACCAGGTCTGGTATCCCGGCCAGCAGGTTGAGGAGCATCCGGATGGATCGGTTGACTTGTCTTTCCCGGTCGCGGATTTTCGGGAAATTACCGGGGATGTGTTGCGTTTCGGCGCGGAAGTGGAAGTGATCGCCCCGGAGGAATTGCGCCGCCAGGTGGCGGAGACCGCCGCCGCGGTCACCGCCCGCTATCGGGATTAACCCGGGTCAGCCGGCCTGGGCCTGGCCACGGCAGATTAGTTGATTGGGTTCTCTTCCATTCTGTGTGGGTTGGGGGATTATTCTTATTTGAAAAAGGGAAAAGGCTGTAGGTGAGTACCCTTTCGCGAATGGGGTAGGGTCTTACATTCATATAACTTGAGGCCGGCGGGGGAATTGCGTTGGTTATGTATGGCCCGACCGCTGAGAATCGAGTTTCCCACTGGAGCGGTGTAACATATAAGGTTGCTGATCCGGGGTGGGGGGGGTTATGGTTGTTTGTTCTTTTCGGGGAGGGATTGGGCTTCGAACAGGAGACGCAGGCAATGGGCGTTGAGGCTTTCGCCGTGACGCAGGGCGTCGATGGCCAGCTCCTTGTGTAAATCCTTGCCGACTCTCAGAACGAACTTGCCGGAGTACTCTTTGCCCGCGGTTTCGGCGGGTAGCGGCTCGCCGTCCCGCTCGTATATCTTTATCCACTCATCTACCACCCGGCAGAGTTCCCGGTACACCTCGGCTTCATCATCTCCATGAACACCACCGAGCATCAACCCGGGACACGTGCCGATGTAGCAACGATCTTCTTCCGACCACTCGATAATTTTGAGATATCTGTCACTCTTTTTCATTCCGTCACCTCTTGAATGGCTCTGCCGACATCGCGCTCCTGGTACTTCTTCGCGTCTTGCGAAGGGTTTCCGCTGAGAGTTATCTTCGTGCCTTTCGGGTGTGTGAAGTTGCGGTGACTTCTCTTGCCGCCGCGATCAACGAATCCCGCTTTTTTCAAGTCACGAATCAACTCTCTGATTTTTCTTGGCACAACAATATAGTACTATAATGGTACTGCGTTTGTCGATGGCGGGGAGATTGGATATGAAGATTCCCTTAAGCAGCGGCAGTTTGTTTGCAAGATTGAGAAGACGGTGTATCGCGGTGTTGTTTTTTGCGGGACATTTCCATGGATCATTCCGTCATTGGGCGGATGATGAAGAGCAGGTCACCGGCGTTGACCGGCTGTCCGGAGGTCATGTTGATGCGCTCCACACGGAAACGCGTATCGGGTGAATAGCGTGTGGATGTTTCGGTGTTGAACCCGGCCAGGGTGACCTGGGTGAACTGTTTCATGGCCTCCAGCAGACACAGGGGGTGGTTCACGTCCACGACATCTCCGACCTGCACGAATTCCGGTTCATTGGGAGAGGGGGTCAGGTAAAAAACCCCGGTGGAAGGGCTGAGTACTTTCAGGTTCAAAGAATCCGGTATCCGCAGTGACACGTCTCCACCTGCGGCCACGCCCGCGGCCGTTTCGGTTTCCCGGATCAATTCCACCGTGTCCAGACGGCGGGTGAATTGCTCCAGGAAGTTCGTGGAGAAATCACCTTTTCGGAAATCCGCGTCGGCCAGGATGCGCCGCAACAGGGGAATGTTGGTGGGAATTCCCTGGATATCCACCCCGGCCAACCACTTCAGCATGCGATTTACGGCTTGTTCACGGTTCCGGCCGTGCGCGATGGCCTGGATAATGAGGCTGTCGTAATAAGGCGAGATCGTACGACCTTCTGCGGCTATGGTGATGATTCGGATTCCGCGTTGTTCCGGCAGACGACAGCTTGTGATGGTTCCCGGGGTGGAGACAAAACTCATGCGGCCTTTTGCGTCCATTACCGGCTTTTCCGCGTTGATGCGGACCTCCAGAGCGTGCCCCTCATTTTTTACTCTCACGTTTTTCAACCGCTTCCCCTCGGCGATGCGGAACTGGGCGTCCACGATATCAATGCCGCTGACAACTTCGGTGACCGGGTGTTCCACCTGGAGGCGGGTATTCATCTCCATGAAATAAACGGCCGGTCCGTCCAGGTCGAGAATGAACTCCACCGTGCCCGCACCCACATAGTTGATGGCGTCGCAGAGCCTGGCGGCGGCATCCCGCACGCTCCGCTCCAGTTCGACGGGCAGCAGGGTGGAGGCGGATTCTTCAACCAGTTTCTGGTTGTTGCGCTGCACCGAACAATCCCTGATGCCCGGAATCACCAGGTTACCATGGCAATCACGCAGGACCTGGACTTCTATGTGGCGCAGGCGGGTGATGAACTTCTCCAGGTAGATGTCGCCGTTGCCGAAGGCGTTATGTGCTTCGGTTGAGATCTGCATGAATGCCTGGTGGATGGCGTCAGCGTCCCGAACCACTCGGATGCCTTTACCGCCACCCCCGTGAACGGCTTTGAGCAGGACCGGGTAGCCGGTTTCCGCAGCGACCCTGGCTGCATGCGCGGAATCCGCGAGAATCCCGTGGCTGCCCGGCACAACCGGCACCCCGTGCCTTTGCGCCGTCTGAATTGCGTTTGATTTGTTGCCCATGGCTTCCATGCTCTCTACCGGCGGGCCGATGAAATTGAGCCCGTGTTTCAGGCAGAGCCGGGCGAAATCAGCGTTTTCCGACAGGAATCCGATGCCCGGGTGCAGGGCGTCCGCCTCTTCCATGCGGGCCACACGCAAAACGCTGAGGGCGTTGAGATAACTTTCTCCGGGTGTATTTCCCCCGATACAGACAAGGCGGTCCGACTCCTTGAGCATGGCCGCGGGCAGGGAATCCATGTCCGGATCGGACTGGATCAGAACCACCTGATGATCCCGGCGGTGGGCCTGTTCAATCAGCCGCGCGGCCGTACAACCCCGGGCGTGCAGCAGGACCCTCTGGATGGGGCGGTATACCGGCCGCAGCGGCGCCGGCGGATCCGTCGCGCCGGACTGCGCGTGGGGATGCGTATCACGGAGAATAAGGGACATCACTTCTTCCACGCTTGTATGCGGTATGGGGATATCGGGGTCGATTTCCCGCAGGCGGTCGTCCAGTTGCGGCGCGAAGGCATGGGCCACCAGTCCGGACATGAATCCGGGAACAGTGGAAAGGTAGTTTGACAGGGTTGAACGGGCGGGCAGGTGGGCCGGTACCACGATTTGTCCGGCAAAAGGCATGTTGGTTCCGGAAAAATACCAGGAGTGCACCAGGGGATGGGTAACAAAACTGGCCTGGGCGCCCCCGGTACAATCACCGAAACCGAACATGATGACCGGGAGGTCATGGTCGCGGACAAAACGGGTGATCAAGGCATTGACAACAGCCATGGGGAAGAGGCCTCCGGCGCCTTCCTTGGTCTGCATGCCCCCGGAACTCACGAATCCGATCAACGGGAGCCGGCGCCGGGCGCAATGGGTCAGCAGCCGGCACAGCTTTTCCGTTGCGGCCATGTCAAAGGCGCCGGCCTGGAATTCCGGGTTGGATACCAGTACACCCACCCGGCAGTCCAGGTCCGGCCTGGAAAACCGCGCCAATCCGGTTACCGCGCCGCAGGGGGTGATTCCACTGTTCAGCGCCTTTTCTATGGACGCCCGGAAGCCCGGGAATCTCCGCGGGTCGGCGGTCATGACATTGGCGTCCATTTCCTGGAAATCCGTGAAGAATCGGTCAATCACCTGGCAGGCCGGGATTCGACCCTGTTGCTTGAGTTCCGCCAGGACTTCATGGATCAGTAAATCCTGGTAGGCCACGGACAAACGGTTCCAGAAATCCTTTTTGCGCCCGATGCGCGCGGGATTGATGCGGCCGATATAGGCGTCGGGATGGGTTTCCGCCCGGAAATACTGTGGAAGCAGGCGGCAGAAGATGTCCGTGATGACCACAAAAAGGGTTTCCGATATGCGGGGATAGGCACCGCTTTTCCATTCCTCAAGGGGGGCGAGCAATTGGTGGCGGCGGGGATAAGCCGACAGGCGTCGCAGCCAGGCCAGGATGCGGGCTCGTACTCCCCCGGTCTCTTCCATGGCCGCGAAAAGGTCTGGATCACTGGTCTTGAGTCCGGCCCCGGCCTGTGCAATGGCATTCTCCAACAATTCGGCTACGGTGTTTTGTGGCAGGCTCCAGGTCCGGTGAGCCGCTTTTGCCATCCGCGGCAATTGAACCACGAATTGGTCGTAAACCAGGTCGAACACCAGCAGATCCCGGATTTCCCGAATGAATCCCGGCCGCAGACCGGGGTCCAGCATAACGTCAAGCACGGTGGCCTCTGCCGGGGAGTAAGTTCCCGGGCGGTCCGGCGCAGGACGCAAAAGTGTGGGAAAGGCCTCTTCCAGCAAGCGGCGGTTGCGTTCATGAGGAAACTTCTGGGAATCCTTGTCTCCAGCCATGGGTGGCGCATCCAAATCCGGGTCCGCCAGGATGCGGTTCAACTCAGCCGTTAATGTGCGGCGCAGTTGTTCCCCGGCCCCGGGATCGTCTATGGTCAGGCTGAAAACCTGCCGTGCCTCGAAAGAAATTCGTTGCTTGATTGCTTTCGCGACCGGATCTGTTCCGGAAAGGATGATGGCGGCCAGCCCGGCCGGGTCCGCGAGGGCGTCTTTAGTGAAAAGTCGGCACGTGCGTTGCGGTGATTTCAAGGCATCGAGCAGAAAGCGGAAGTTTGCGGGGGCGTCGGTTTTCCAGCGGTTCAACACAAAGAACCCCAGCAGAAGTTGGAGGTGATCCCGTGACCATTCCAGGTTGGAGTGCGCATCCCCCAGCAGCAAGGTATGCAGCCGTCCCCGCTGGCGGTGCACGTTATCGAACCAATAGTGAAAACTTTTCAGGGCCCGGAGCATGCGATCGTCGTAAGCCACGCGGTCGGGGTCTTGCAGCCAGGCCTGGAAGATGGCCTGCTGCTGCCGCTGAAGCCGCAGGTTCATGTCGACCCCCGGAGGTGATGGAGCGAGTGCCAGGCGTCCGTATTGTTCTTTTGTGGTGGACCGGACCCGGGATCTCAGGTTCAGGTAACGCTGGTAGCGGCATGCGGCTCCGAATACGTTCAAGTGCTCGGTCGGACCCGGAGCGGTATGAAACACGCCGTGTTCC
Protein-coding regions in this window:
- the amrB gene encoding AmmeMemoRadiSam system protein B, which codes for MIRQPAVAGMFYPGDAVQLRRQVESMIPPAQSEVPVLGIVAPHAGYIYSGACAGRAWSGVIPKDTVVVLGVNHRGSGAPLAVDNHEAWRTPLGDVSVDLELAEMLAGEAPIFTLDDRAGLEEHSLEVQVPFIQVISPRVAILPIVVGAVDLETVLEAGRMLAGILFSRRPNLTLVASTDMSHYIRAEEAQRLDRRAIDRILALDPEGLFREVVGKRISMCGVAPTVMLLAAAREIGATRVEEVCYTHSGIVTGDDSEVVAYWSGRILR
- a CDS encoding WYL domain-containing transcriptional regulator encodes the protein MSKRLAFERYLWVHNRLKRGGYLSLAAFMEAFEISRRQAARDIEFMRDFFRAPIEYSALDRGYAYADDSFELPGMWISEEEIVALLVTKRLATVIPDETTRTRVFCFFDQVNARTGLDLHELEDRISLKNIQVHRVRTGIFSTVVYAMGRRRKLRLLYRSPWGGKETERMVAPLHLLLYMGNWHLLGYCEVRRGVRDFVLSRIISIELTDERVSDEQWEIPIADQLERNYGIFFDGPPVRVRLRFRPRAAALVRDQVWYPGQQVEEHPDGSVDLSFPVADFREITGDVLRFGAEVEVIAPEELRRQVAETAAAVTARYRD
- a CDS encoding toxin-antitoxin system HicB family antitoxin: MKKSDRYLKIIEWSEEDRCYIGTCPGLMLGGVHGDDEAEVYRELCRVVDEWIKIYERDGEPLPAETAGKEYSGKFVLRVGKDLHKELAIDALRHGESLNAHCLRLLFEAQSLPEKNKQP
- a CDS encoding type II toxin-antitoxin system HicA family toxin; this translates as MPRKIRELIRDLKKAGFVDRGGKRSHRNFTHPKGTKITLSGNPSQDAKKYQERDVGRAIQEVTE
- a CDS encoding ATP-grasp domain-containing protein; the encoded protein is MNPDQPEYDRMYLKVEQMCRDFALFPPSEHRALHRRVRGLLSPSVIETRLKELEKLDLNDYIARTVQPAGEPSRPGSMAVIHRLGGTILRKVLMGPLAIVEMEMDFSARRRRIGIIAQERTIANGVWMPEHHEAAAWHAREFANLGIPIITFIDTPGADAGEIANRGNQAHQISRLIAEMVNIDVPTVAVILGNGYSGGAIPLAAANLLLSVRDGVFNTIHPSGLASIARKLNLSWQECARFVGVSAMELFSQAIIDGIIDFVPGEDQTKLENLRSALTTAIKCIETENLDFVSRTPEIHSHYRRSVYRFIDPSLRLRFLKEHGVFHTAPGPTEHLNVFGAACRYQRYLNLRSRVRSTTKEQYGRLALAPSPPGVDMNLRLQRQQQAIFQAWLQDPDRVAYDDRMLRALKSFHYWFDNVHRQRGRLHTLLLGDAHSNLEWSRDHLQLLLGFFVLNRWKTDAPANFRFLLDALKSPQRTCRLFTKDALADPAGLAAIILSGTDPVAKAIKQRISFEARQVFSLTIDDPGAGEQLRRTLTAELNRILADPDLDAPPMAGDKDSQKFPHERNRRLLEEAFPTLLRPAPDRPGTYSPAEATVLDVMLDPGLRPGFIREIRDLLVFDLVYDQFVVQLPRMAKAAHRTWSLPQNTVAELLENAIAQAGAGLKTSDPDLFAAMEETGGVRARILAWLRRLSAYPRRHQLLAPLEEWKSGAYPRISETLFVVITDIFCRLLPQYFRAETHPDAYIGRINPARIGRKKDFWNRLSVAYQDLLIHEVLAELKQQGRIPACQVIDRFFTDFQEMDANVMTADPRRFPGFRASIEKALNSGITPCGAVTGLARFSRPDLDCRVGVLVSNPEFQAGAFDMAATEKLCRLLTHCARRRLPLIGFVSSGGMQTKEGAGGLFPMAVVNALITRFVRDHDLPVIMFGFGDCTGGAQASFVTHPLVHSWYFSGTNMPFAGQIVVPAHLPARSTLSNYLSTVPGFMSGLVAHAFAPQLDDRLREIDPDIPIPHTSVEEVMSLILRDTHPHAQSGATDPPAPLRPVYRPIQRVLLHARGCTAARLIEQAHRRDHQVVLIQSDPDMDSLPAAMLKESDRLVCIGGNTPGESYLNALSVLRVARMEEADALHPGIGFLSENADFARLCLKHGLNFIGPPVESMEAMGNKSNAIQTAQRHGVPVVPGSHGILADSAHAARVAAETGYPVLLKAVHGGGGKGIRVVRDADAIHQAFMQISTEAHNAFGNGDIYLEKFITRLRHIEVQVLRDCHGNLVIPGIRDCSVQRNNQKLVEESASTLLPVELERSVRDAAARLCDAINYVGAGTVEFILDLDGPAVYFMEMNTRLQVEHPVTEVVSGIDIVDAQFRIAEGKRLKNVRVKNEGHALEVRINAEKPVMDAKGRMSFVSTPGTITSCRLPEQRGIRIITIAAEGRTISPYYDSLIIQAIAHGRNREQAVNRMLKWLAGVDIQGIPTNIPLLRRILADADFRKGDFSTNFLEQFTRRLDTVELIRETETAAGVAAGGDVSLRIPDSLNLKVLSPSTGVFYLTPSPNEPEFVQVGDVVDVNHPLCLLEAMKQFTQVTLAGFNTETSTRYSPDTRFRVERINMTSGQPVNAGDLLFIIRPMTE